From the Candidatus Pelagibacter sp. IMCC9063 genome, the window TTTCTTTTATCAGAACAAGCGCTCAGACAGCCCAGTTAATGAATAAGTGTAAGCAAGTAAAAAGTCCTATTATTATTTATACTTTAGTTGAGCCCTCAACTTCTAATTTTATTATAAATGAAAGCAAAGCTTTAAACATACCTTGCTTTGGCGTTCTGGATCATCTCATTCCTAAATTTGAAACCTTGCTTAATGAAAAAGCCACCAGAATGCCAAGTGGCCAGCATGAACTGAATAAAGAATATTACAAAAAAATAGAAGCCATTCAGTACACCCTTGCCCATGATGATGGACAACAAATAGAAAGCATTGTTGATGCAGATATAATTTTAATAGGTGTCAGTAGAACCAGCAAAACACCAACATCAATTTATCTTGCAGAAAAAGGATTCAAAACAGGAAACATTCCATTGGTTAATCATCAGGAAGTTCCAGATTCTGTTTTTCAATCAAAGGCATTATTAATAGGGCTTTATATTGACCCAGAGAGGTTGGTAGATATTCGGAAAACAAGAATGAATATTTTAAATGATAAACAGGAAGATCATGGATATGCAAATATAGAATTTATCAAGGAAGAGGTTGCAAGATCTAAAAAAATGTTTGCCTTAAAAAAAATACCTACGATTGATGTTACAAGAAAATCGGTGGAAGAAACTTCTGCTGCGATTGTAAAAATTTTTGAGATTAGACAAAATTCATGATTAAAAATATTATCTTGGCTTCTAAAAGTGAAATTAGGAAAAAGATTTTGGAAAAAGAAGGCTTTGATGTTCGTGTAGAAGTGTCCTGTGTAGATGAGGATATTATTAAAGATTCCATGAAAGCTGAGGGTGCAACTAGTATTTCCATTGCCAAAAGCCTAGCGGAGCACAAAGCGAACAGGATTAGTTCAAGATTTTCTAACCTTTTCGTTTTGGGAGCAGATCAGGTATTAGATTTTAATAATGATCAAATTAACAAACCCAACAATTTAGAAGAAGCCAGATTCATTATGACTAAATTGCAGGGCCAAACGCACTTACTGCACAGTGCTGTTTGTGTGTCTAAAAATGGAAGCATGATCTGGAATTATCATGAAACCTCAACATTAAAAATGAAAACCATTTCACCCAAAGATCTAGAGCTTTATTTAGAGGATGTAGGTATAGAGCTTATGCAAAAATATGGGGTTTATCAAATAGAAGGAAAAGGGAAAAAACTGTTTGAAAAAATTGATGGAGACATGAATGCAATTATGGGGATGCCCATTGTTGCTGTAACTAACTATTTTAACCAACAGGCATAATGAAAAAATTTTTTGTTATTGGTAATCCTATAGAACATTCTTTGTCTCCCACTGTTCACCAGCATTGGTTTAAAAAAAACAATGTTAAAGCTACCTATGAAAAAAAATTATTAGAGGAAAAAGATTTAAAGAATATAATTAAGGATATTAAAAACGATCACGTGGCAGGCATTAATGTGACGGTACCGTTCAAACAAAGAATTATTCCTTTGCTGGATGAGCTTTCCACAGTTGCTCAAAGCACACTGTCTGTGAATACAATTTATAAAAAAAATAATAAGGTAATAGGTGACAACACGGACGTTGGAGGTTTTCAAAAATCTTTAATGGACAATATTTCCAAAGAATCCATCAAATCTGCATTACTAATAGGGGCTGGAGGAGTTGCTCCGTCTATTGTTTACGCTCTAAAAACATCAGGAGTAGAACAGATTTTTATTGCTAATAGAACGGTGGAAAAAATAGTTAATTTACAAGAAAAGTTTGGTCCCCTATTAACCAAAATAGCGTGGGAAGATTTGAGCAAGCAACAACTCAATGTTGATATTATTATCAATGCTACTAGTCTCGGTTTAAATAACGATCACATGATAGATTTGAATTTTTCTAGCATAGATAAAAAAACTATTTTTTATGATGTTATTTATAATCCAAGTGAAACCAGACTTTTACAAAAAGCAAAAAAACATGGATGTCATACAGTAAATGGAATGAAGATGTTTTTATACCAAGCACAGCTAGCTTTTGAAATTTGGAATCACATTAAACCAGTTATAGATGTGGATTTAACAAATATTTTAGCAAAGAAGCTATATGATTAAAATATGTGTAGTTGGAGAGATTGGATCGGGAAAAACATATATATCTAAATTGTTTTCTCCTAAAAAAAATTTAATATTTAATGCGGATATTGAAGTAAACAAAATTTACAAGCGACACAGACCTACATTTGCTAAATTAAAAAAAAACTTACCTCTTTTTATTAGAAGCTTTCCTGTAAAAAAATCAGAACTTTATGATTCTATTTGTTTTAATAAAAATAATTTAAAAAAAATCATTAAGATTGTGCACCCAGAAGTGAGAAAAAAAATGAATTCTTTTTTAAAAAAAAACAATAAACAAAAATTTGTTATTTTAGATGTGCCGCTGCTATTAGAAAATAAACTAAATAAACCCGAAGATGTTATTATTTATATTGACGCAAAGAAAAACATATTACAAAAATTTATAAAACAAAGACCTGGCCATAACCCAAAAATAATTAAGTTGTTAAAAGAATTGCAAATTACACCGAAAAAGAAAAAATTTTTATCCGATATTATTATCAACAACAATTTTAACCCTAAAAAAATGAGATTGAGAGCCAAAGAGCTTATTGATAGTATTATTATTTAAATGTTAGAAATTATTTTAGATACTGAAACTACAGGCCTTTCTTTTAATACAGATAAAATTATTGAAATTGCTTGTATTGAGCTCGAAAATCAAATTCCAACCAAGAATAAATTCCACGTTTTCATTAATCCCAACATGGACATTTCAGATGGTGCGTATCAGACTCACGGAATTTCAAGAGATTTTTTACGAGACAAACCAGTCTTTAAAGACATAGCGAAGGAATTCTTAAACTTTATAAAAGATTCCAAATTAGTTATTCATAATGCTGACTTTGATTTGGCTTTTTTAAATAAAGAACTTCAAGAATTAGATCTAGAGCCTTTGTCTAAAGATCGTGTAGTAGATACGTTGTTTCTAGCTAGACAAAAATTTCCAGGATCTCAGGCTAGCTTAGATGCTTTGTGCAAAAGGTTTAAAATAAATACCTCAGAACGAGAAAAACACTCTGCGCTAGTAGACTGCAATTTACTTACGGAAGTGTACATCGAGTTACTTGAAAAGAAAGAACCTTTGTTAGATTTGCAACCATCACAGGCTGATATTAATGACTTAGATAGTTCTAAAACAATAAACACAAATAGAAAAAAAATTATTGTTCCAATCACAGAGGAAGAAAGAAATCTACATAGAAAATTTTTAAAAGTTCACGTTCCTAAGTCTTCTATGCTTAACTAGGAAACTGCTGGTTATACAATTCTTCAAAATTTACCTCTTTAGTAAAAGAGAATTCTTTAAATCCTGATTTTTGAAAAATAGTGGTAACCATTTCTTTCATAAAAGAAAAATTTTCAGTTGGTAGTTTTACTAAAATTAATTTTTTTACCTCATCGGTAGTTAGTTTTGTATTTATTATTTTAAAGACAATAGCCAAACAAACCTCCGTATGAATTTTCTTCTTCGTCGGTTCTGGAGCTTCTAAAATAAATTTGCAGTTAAGTTCAATGAGATTATTTTTAAAAGGTTTGCTGCTTAGATCTAACTTAGTAGCATAGGTCCCTAAGTTTTGAGCTGCATCAATAAAGCAATCTGGATCAGGAATTTCAAAAGAAATGTCTTTGATATATTTGGCAACTACCTCATAATCTTTATTTAAATCTGTCATGCTCGTCTATTTCCTCTGGTTTAATTTCTATAATATTGTCCTCTACGTTTTGAGGTTTATTAAAAAAATTTTTTAGAATAAAATTTCTTGTAAATGGTACCAATAGTAAAAACCCAATTGTGTCAGTTAGAAAACCCGGAAATATTAAAAATAAACCAGCTATAAGCAGGCAGAAGCCACTGAGCATATCTGCAATAGGTTTTTTATTCACTCTTAGGTTTTCCAAGGCAGAACGTAAAGTTGCAATACCCTGAAGCTTTGCAAAATACATTCCCAGAATAGCAGTTAAAATTGTTATAGAAATTGTATTGAAAGCTCCAATCGCAGATCCAACTTTGATCATTAGATAGATCTCGGTGAGTGGTAATAATATTAAAATTAGTAGTGCTATTTGCATATTGATGATTTATATATAAGCATTAATATTAAATATTCAAATATGAGCGAAAACTTTGGTTTTATAGACATAATTTTGCTGGCTATGATTGCTGGTTTCATCTTTTTACGTTTACGAAACGTCCTTGGAAAAGGAGCAGATAATTCTCCCATCAAACCAAATTTTGCAAACAAATCGCGAGATGATTTTTCTTTTGTAAAAGAAGTTAGAACGGAATCTAATAAACCTGTTTTTGACGAAGCCTCTTTTAAAAAAGGAGCAGAATATGCTTACGAAATGATCATTAATGCCTTTGCTAAAGGAGATAAGCAAAGTCTAAAACCACTTCTTACAAAAAAATTATATCTAGATTTTGAGAAAATTATAGATGATAGGAATGAAAAAAAATTAACTTCAAGCTTAACATTTATTGGAATTGAAAAAATGTCTATTGATAAGGTCAGTAACGTAAACACAAAATATAAAGTTACTGCACGTTTTATAAGTCAAATAATTAACTGTCTTAAAAACGAAAAAGGCGAAGTGGTCGAGGGTGATGCGGAGAAGACCAAAACCACCACAGACGTTTGGAGTTTTGAAAGAGATCTAAAAGATTCAGATCCTACTTGGTACTTAACAGAACTATCTGCTGAAACAGAAAATAGTGAAAAAGAAACTAAGCACTAAAATATCTAAAGAAGACTTAGAGACTTGGGATAATTTTATTAAAGAAACAAGGTCAGTAGAAGATAAAGACATAAAGTTATCTCCTGAACAAAACTTTGAAAATACCAAAACGTATGATCTTCGAATAGATTTGCATGGATATACTATTGAAGAGTCTTTTCGCAAAATTGATCAGTTATTTATTTTTGCAAAAGAAAACAACGTTAAAAAAGCCCTGATCATTACCGGCAAGGGTATTCATTCTAATAAAGAAAATGATCCTTATGCATCTAAAGATTTAAGCCTTTTAAGATATGCTGTGCCAGATTATATAAACAAAAATTATTCTCAAAACATCATATCTATCGAAACGAGTCCCATTAGTCTTGGAGGTGAGGGGTCGATGATAGTTACACTAAAAAAAATGTAGCTTAGTTGATAGCTTTTAAAGAATAAACTTAGATAAGTCTTTGTCTTTGATAATATCACCAAGATTTTTTTGTACAAAAGATTTATCTACTACAATCTTTTCCCCACTCTTGTCAGGAGCTGAAAAACTAATTTCTTCTAACACCTTTTCCAAAATAGTATGTAATCTTCGAGCACCAATATTCTCAATAGTAGAATTAATTTGACTAGATATTTCTGCAAGCTCCTCGATTCCATCGTCAGTAAATTGTAGCTCTACATTTTCTGTTTTCATTAAAGCGACATACTGTTTGATTAAACTGTTATCTGGCTCTTTAAGTATTCTAACAAAATCTTGTTTTGTAAGTGGTTGTAGCTCTACTCGAATAGGCAATCTTCCCTGAAGCTCTGGTAATAAATCTGATGGTTTTGCTAATTGGAATGCACCAGACGCTATAAATAGAATATGGTCAGTTTTAATCGGTCCGTGCTTAGTGTTAACCGTAGTACCCTCAATAAGTGGCAATAAATCACGCTGAACACCTTCCCTAGAGACATCTGTCCCAGAGCGTTCGCTCCTAGCCGAAACCTTGTCAATTTCATCAAGAAAAACGATACCATTATTCTCAACAGAAAATTTTGCTTCTTTTATAATCTGATCTTGATCTATTAATTTATCTGATTCTTCCTGAATAATGTATTCATAAGATTCTTTAACAGACATTTTTTTCTTTTTCTTTTTCCCAGCAGACCCTTTGCCAAAAATATCTCCAATATTAACCATGCCGACACCACCTTGCATTCCTGGAATTTCAAATGAGGGTGTAGATGGATTGTCCTGAACAGCAATTTCTATAACAGTGTCATCCAAGTCTCCTGCTCTTAGTCTTTTTCTAAAACTTTCTCTTGTAGCGGGCGTTGCACTTTTTCCAACTAGCGTATCTAAAACTCTTTCCTCAGATGATAGCTGGGATTTTGCCTCTACTTCTTTTCTTTTTTTCTCTTTAACAAGAGCAATAGAAATTTCTATTAAGTCTCGTATAATTTGCTCAACATCCTTACCAACATAACCAACTTCAGTAAATTTAGTTGCTTCAACTTTTATAAATGGAGCTTCCGATAGTTTAGAAAGTCTTCTGGATATTTCTGTTTTTCCAACACCTGTTGGACCAACCATTAATATATTTTTTGGAAGAACTTCTTCTCTCAAATCGTCTGGCAATTCCTGCCGCCGCCATCTATTTCGAAGAGCTATTGCTACTGCTTTTTTCGCGTCCGCCTGTCCAATTACATAGCGATCTAACTCAGACACAATTTCTCTTGGTGAAAAAGAAACTATTTTTTGTTCGTTTTCCATTTATAATTTTTCGATAGTGATATTGTTATTTGTGAATACACAAATGTCCGAAGCTATTTCTATAGATCGTTTGGCAATTTCTTCTGCAGTTTTGGTCTTGTCATCTATCATAGCTCTAGCAGCAGCAAGTGCATAATTTCCACCCGATCCAATGGCTACCACTCCGTATTCTGGTTCTAGAACGTCACCCTGCCCAGTAATTACAAAACTCTTATCTTTATCGGCGACTAGCATTAGCGCCTCTAGTCTTCTCAAATATTTGTCTGATCTCCAGTCCTTTGCCAATTCCACAGCAGCTCGTGTTAGCTGTCCTCCATGTTTCTCTAGTTTAGATTCTAACCTTTCAAACAAGGTAAATGCGTCGGCAGTAGACCCTGCAAATCCTGCAATAATATTTCTTTTTTCAATTTTTCTAACTTTTTTAGCAGTACTTTTCATAACAGTATTGCCAATGCTCACCTGTCCATCTCCTGCAATTACTACGTCTCCATCTTTTCTAACCAGTGCAATGGTAGTTCCGTGCCAGCTATTATTGTCCATATTTTGCTTTATTTAATTATTAAATATATGTGGTGACGAATTCCATATCTTCAAGGTATAAATTTTATAGTATTTATTATATTAAATAAGCATACTTCATTATGAGAACAGCAAGCATAGAAAGAAAAACAAAAGAAACTAGTATTAGCGTTGATATAAATATTGATGGTACGGGGAAGTACGATATCCAAACTGGAATTGGTTTTCTAGACCACATGTTAGAACAAGTTTCAAAACATTCTTTGATCGACCTAAAG encodes:
- the hslV gene encoding ATP-dependent protease subunit HslV is translated as MDNNSWHGTTIALVRKDGDVVIAGDGQVSIGNTVMKSTAKKVRKIEKRNIIAGFAGSTADAFTLFERLESKLEKHGGQLTRAAVELAKDWRSDKYLRRLEALMLVADKDKSFVITGQGDVLEPEYGVVAIGSGGNYALAAARAMIDDKTKTAEEIAKRSIEIASDICVFTNNNITIEKL
- a CDS encoding FxsA family protein, which encodes MIKVGSAIGAFNTISITILTAILGMYFAKLQGIATLRSALENLRVNKKPIADMLSGFCLLIAGLFLIFPGFLTDTIGFLLLVPFTRNFILKNFFNKPQNVEDNIIEIKPEEIDEHDRFK
- a CDS encoding protein-export chaperone SecB; the protein is MTDLNKDYEVVAKYIKDISFEIPDPDCFIDAAQNLGTYATKLDLSSKPFKNNLIELNCKFILEAPEPTKKKIHTEVCLAIVFKIINTKLTTDEVKKLILVKLPTENFSFMKEMVTTIFQKSGFKEFSFTKEVNFEELYNQQFPS
- the hslU gene encoding ATP-dependent protease ATPase subunit HslU, coding for MENEQKIVSFSPREIVSELDRYVIGQADAKKAVAIALRNRWRRQELPDDLREEVLPKNILMVGPTGVGKTEISRRLSKLSEAPFIKVEATKFTEVGYVGKDVEQIIRDLIEISIALVKEKKRKEVEAKSQLSSEERVLDTLVGKSATPATRESFRKRLRAGDLDDTVIEIAVQDNPSTPSFEIPGMQGGVGMVNIGDIFGKGSAGKKKKKKMSVKESYEYIIQEESDKLIDQDQIIKEAKFSVENNGIVFLDEIDKVSARSERSGTDVSREGVQRDLLPLIEGTTVNTKHGPIKTDHILFIASGAFQLAKPSDLLPELQGRLPIRVELQPLTKQDFVRILKEPDNSLIKQYVALMKTENVELQFTDDGIEELAEISSQINSTIENIGARRLHTILEKVLEEISFSAPDKSGEKIVVDKSFVQKNLGDIIKDKDLSKFIL
- a CDS encoding pyruvate, water dikinase regulatory protein codes for the protein MNKKYNFFLVSDSTGETLDRIFLAIKAQFRNIKYSLHHFSFIRTSAQTAQLMNKCKQVKSPIIIYTLVEPSTSNFIINESKALNIPCFGVLDHLIPKFETLLNEKATRMPSGQHELNKEYYKKIEAIQYTLAHDDGQQIESIVDADIILIGVSRTSKTPTSIYLAEKGFKTGNIPLVNHQEVPDSVFQSKALLIGLYIDPERLVDIRKTRMNILNDKQEDHGYANIEFIKEEVARSKKMFALKKIPTIDVTRKSVEETSAAIVKIFEIRQNS
- the dnaQ gene encoding DNA polymerase III subunit epsilon, producing MLEIILDTETTGLSFNTDKIIEIACIELENQIPTKNKFHVFINPNMDISDGAYQTHGISRDFLRDKPVFKDIAKEFLNFIKDSKLVIHNADFDLAFLNKELQELDLEPLSKDRVVDTLFLARQKFPGSQASLDALCKRFKINTSEREKHSALVDCNLLTEVYIELLEKKEPLLDLQPSQADINDLDSSKTINTNRKKIIVPITEEERNLHRKFLKVHVPKSSMLN
- a CDS encoding Smr/MutS family protein → MKKKLSTKISKEDLETWDNFIKETRSVEDKDIKLSPEQNFENTKTYDLRIDLHGYTIEESFRKIDQLFIFAKENNVKKALIITGKGIHSNKENDPYASKDLSLLRYAVPDYINKNYSQNIISIETSPISLGGEGSMIVTLKKM
- a CDS encoding Maf family protein is translated as MIKNIILASKSEIRKKILEKEGFDVRVEVSCVDEDIIKDSMKAEGATSISIAKSLAEHKANRISSRFSNLFVLGADQVLDFNNDQINKPNNLEEARFIMTKLQGQTHLLHSAVCVSKNGSMIWNYHETSTLKMKTISPKDLELYLEDVGIELMQKYGVYQIEGKGKKLFEKIDGDMNAIMGMPIVAVTNYFNQQA
- the coaE gene encoding dephospho-CoA kinase (Dephospho-CoA kinase (CoaE) performs the final step in coenzyme A biosynthesis.), producing MIKICVVGEIGSGKTYISKLFSPKKNLIFNADIEVNKIYKRHRPTFAKLKKNLPLFIRSFPVKKSELYDSICFNKNNLKKIIKIVHPEVRKKMNSFLKKNNKQKFVILDVPLLLENKLNKPEDVIIYIDAKKNILQKFIKQRPGHNPKIIKLLKELQITPKKKKFLSDIIINNNFNPKKMRLRAKELIDSIII
- the aroE gene encoding shikimate dehydrogenase yields the protein MKKFFVIGNPIEHSLSPTVHQHWFKKNNVKATYEKKLLEEKDLKNIIKDIKNDHVAGINVTVPFKQRIIPLLDELSTVAQSTLSVNTIYKKNNKVIGDNTDVGGFQKSLMDNISKESIKSALLIGAGGVAPSIVYALKTSGVEQIFIANRTVEKIVNLQEKFGPLLTKIAWEDLSKQQLNVDIIINATSLGLNNDHMIDLNFSSIDKKTIFYDVIYNPSETRLLQKAKKHGCHTVNGMKMFLYQAQLAFEIWNHIKPVIDVDLTNILAKKLYD
- a CDS encoding Tim44/TimA family putative adaptor protein translates to MSENFGFIDIILLAMIAGFIFLRLRNVLGKGADNSPIKPNFANKSRDDFSFVKEVRTESNKPVFDEASFKKGAEYAYEMIINAFAKGDKQSLKPLLTKKLYLDFEKIIDDRNEKKLTSSLTFIGIEKMSIDKVSNVNTKYKVTARFISQIINCLKNEKGEVVEGDAEKTKTTTDVWSFERDLKDSDPTWYLTELSAETENSEKETKH